From Camelus bactrianus isolate YW-2024 breed Bactrian camel chromosome 16, ASM4877302v1, whole genome shotgun sequence, the proteins below share one genomic window:
- the APPBP2 gene encoding amyloid protein-binding protein 2 isoform X2 has translation MDHGVKVASVLAYSFSRRCSYIAESDAAVKEKAIQVGFVLGGFLSDAGWYSDAEKVFLSCLQLCTLHDEMLHWFRAVECCVRLLHVRNGNCKYHLGEETFKLAQTYMDKLSKHGQQANKAALYGELCALLFAKSHYDEAYKWCIEAMKEITAGLPVKVVVDVLRQASKACVVKREFKKAEQLIKHAVYLARDHFGSKHPKYSDTLLDYGFYLLNVDNICQSVAIYQAALDIRQSVFGGKNIHVATAHEDLAYSSYVHQYSSGKFDNALFHAERAIGIITHILPEDHLLLASSKRVKALILEEIAIDCHNKETEQRLLQEAHDLHLSSLQLAKKAFGEFNVQTAKHYGNLGRLYQSMRKFKEAEEMHIKAIQIKEQLLGQEDYEVALSVGHLASLYNYDMNQFENAEKLYLRSIAIGKKLFGEGYSGLEYDYRGLIKLYNSIGNYEKVFEYHNVLSNWNRLRDRQYSVTDALEDVNTSPQSTEEVVQSFLISQNVEGPSC, from the exons ATGGATCATGGTGTGAAAGTTGCTTCAGTCTTGGCCTACTCATTCAGTAGACGGTGCTCATATATAGCAGAATCAGATGCTGCAGTGAAGGAAAAAGCCATTCAAGTTGGCTTTGTTTTAG GTGGCTTTCTTTCCGATGCAGGCTGGTACAGTGACGCTGAGAAAGTTTTTCTGTCTTGCCTTCAGTTGTGTACTCTACACGATGAGATGCTTCATTGGTTTCGTGCAGTAGAATGTTGTGTAAG GTTGCTTCATGTGCGAAATGGAAACTGCAAATATCATTTGGGTGAAGAAACATTTAAGTTAGCTCAGACGTATATGGATAAACTCTCAAAACACGGCCAGCAAGCAAACAAAGCTGCACTCTATGGAGAACTGTGTGCACTCCTATTTGCAAAAAGTCACTATGATGAA gCATATAAATGGTGCATTGAGGCAATGAAAGAAATCACAGCAGGCCTACCAGTCAAAGTTGTGGTGGATGTTTTAAGACAAGCTTCTAAG GCATGTGTTGTAAAACGTGAATTTAAGAAGGCAGAACAGTTAATTAAGCATGCAGTGTATTTGGCACG GGATCATTTTGGATCCAAACACCCAAAATATTCTGATACACTGCTAGATTATGGGTTCTACTTACTCAATGTAGATAATATCTGTCAGTCTGTTGCAATTTATCAG GCAGCGCTTGACATTCGGCAGTCAGTGTTTGGTGGCAAAAATATCCACGTAGCAACAGCTCACGAAGACTTGGCCTATTCTTCTTACGTTCACCAGTATAGCTCTGGGAAGTTTGACAATGCAct ATTTCATGCAGAAAGAGCTATTGGTATCATTACCCACATCCTACCTGAAGATCATCTTCTTTTGGCTTCTTCAAAGAGGGTGAAAG CACTTATTTTAGAGGAGATTGCAATTGACTGTCATAATAAAGAAACTGAACAGAGGCTACTACAAGAAGCTCATGATTTGCACCTGTCTTCACTCCAGCTAGCTAAAAAAGCTTTTGGTGAATTTAATGTACAGACTGCAAAACACTATGGAAACCTTGGAAGACTTTATCAATCAATGAGAAAATTTAAG GAAGCTGAAGAAATGCACATCAAGGCAATTCAGATTAAAGAGCAACTCCTTGGTCAAGAAGATTATGAAGTCGCCCTTTCAGTGGGACACCTGGCTTCTTTATATAATTATGACATGAATCAGTTTGAAAATGCTGAGAAACTTTATTTGCGATCTATAGCAATTg GGAAGAAACTTTTTGGTGAAGGCTACAGTGGACTAGAATATGATTACCGAGGTCTCATTAAACTTTACAACTCCATTGGAAATTACGAGAAAGTGTTTGAGTATCACAATGTTCTGTCTAACTGGAACCGGTTGCGAGATCGGCAGTATTCAGTAACCGATGCTCTTGAAGACGTCAACACCAGCCCCCAGTCCACTGAGGAAGTGGTACAGTCCttcctgatttctcagaatgttgaGGGACCCAGCTGCTGA